The Spirosoma linguale DSM 74 genomic interval TATTGCTTTGGTGACCGGGCCTAACGTTTAAAAAAATAGTCCATTGAAGGGAATAAAATTGACCCTAAAGGAGTAGTAGCTATTACGGTTTGGTATTAAGGCTCCGCTTCAGGAGTTGCGCGTTTAGGGCTACAATCACGGTACTCGCACTCATTAATACCGCACCAAGGGCCGGACTAAGTACAAAGTTGGGATATAACACCCCGGCCGCTAACGGAACCGCAATCACATTATAACCCGTCGCCCAGAACAGGTTCTGAATCATCTTACGGTAGGTAGCCTTGCCAAAATCAACCAGATTGGTAATATCGGTGGGTTTGCTGTTGACCAGGATAATGTCGGCGGTTTCAGCGGCCACGTCGGTGCCGGAGCCTACGGCGATACCTACGTTGGCCTGCGCTAAGGCAGGGGCATCATTAACCCCGTCGCCGGTCATGGCTACGAATTGGCCTTTTGCCTGTAAATCCTTTACGATCGTTACTTTCTGGTCGGGCAGAACCTCGGCGAATACCCCGTCCAAACCCAGTTCTTTAGCAACGGCATCGGCTACTTTCTGGTTATCACCGGTCGCCATATACACCTTTATACCCGACTCCTGTAAGCGTCGAACGGCTTCTTTAGAATCATCGCGTATACGGTCAGCTAAGGCTACGTAACCCATCAGTTGATCGTTTATCAACACGAAGATTACCGTTTCCGCTTCGCTGCCAGTGGCATCCGGGGGCAGTTTGATACCTTTTTCTTTCAGATAGCCAGGACTGACGACTACGACCGATTTTCCGTTCACTATAGCCATAACGCCTTTACCCGTAATGGATTGAAAGTTGCTGATTGCTGGCAAATCCAGTTTCCTTTTTTGGGCATCACGAACAATGCCCTGGGCAATCGGGTGTTGTGACTGTTGTTCCAAAGCGGCTGTCGTACCTAACAGGGTAGTCTCGTCCATATCTGCCGACAACACCTTGACGCGTGTAACGCCAAACTCACCTTCGGTCAGCGTACCGGTCTTATCAAACACCATCGCGGTAATTTTTCGGGCCTCCTCAAAGGCAGTCCGGTTACGAATCAATAATCCTTTTTGGGCTGAAATGGCCGTGGAGATGGCTACTACCAGCGGAATCGCCACGCCCAGGGCATGGGGGCAGGCCGTCACCATGACCGTCACCATCCGCTCGACGGCAAAAGCGACGTCTTTACCCAACCAGAGCCAGGTTACAAGCGTGATGAACCCCACCGACAGGGAAATGATGGTTAA includes:
- a CDS encoding heavy metal translocating P-type ATPase (TIGRFAM: heavy metal translocating P-type ATPase; copper-translocating P-type ATPase; ATPase, P-type (transporting), HAD superfamily, subfamily IC~PFAM: E1-E2 ATPase-associated domain protein; Haloacid dehalogenase domain protein hydrolase~KEGG: afr:AFE_2439 copper-translocating P-type ATPase) encodes the protein MEARDEPVPTHTDHQASGSPANHPHDHEPDANHEASAAESPAEQRALQHIGHDGHSGPDSPEQHQGGIGMEHESMDHAQMDHSKMDHSKMGHGQQGGHGSPPMRGHDHGAMIADFLRRFWICLALSVPVVLLSMMFRDLTGYTIDFPFRNGVVLVLASIIYGYGGWPFLTGMIGELRNRQLGMMTLVAVAITTAYVYSVVVLVGWLSGMDFFFELATLIDIMLLGHYFEMKSVAGASHSLELIVQMLPSDAHKVNGETISDVNVTSLTVGDVVLVRPGERIPTDGEVVEGDSAVNESMLTGESVPVQKALRDTVIAGAVNGEGSLKIKVTHRGEDSYLNKVVKMVEEAQNAKSQTQTLADRAAGWLTIISLSVGFITLVTWLWLGKDVAFAVERMVTVMVTACPHALGVAIPLVVAISTAISAQKGLLIRNRTAFEEARKITAMVFDKTGTLTEGEFGVTRVKVLSADMDETTLLGTTAALEQQSQHPIAQGIVRDAQKRKLDLPAISNFQSITGKGVMAIVNGKSVVVVSPGYLKEKGIKLPPDATGSEAETVIFVLINDQLMGYVALADRIRDDSKEAVRRLQESGIKVYMATGDNQKVADAVAKELGLDGVFAEVLPDQKVTIVKDLQAKGQFVAMTGDGVNDAPALAQANVGIAVGSGTDVAAETADIILVNSKPTDITNLVDFGKATYRKMIQNLFWATGYNVIAVPLAAGVLYPNFVLSPALGAVLMSASTVIVALNAQLLKRSLNTKP